CTGGAGGAGTCGCTGCATGCGGCCTTCTCCTTCCACCGCATCTACGGGGCCTACGTGTTCGACCGCGAGGGCCAGGAGATCTACGGCCTGGGGCTCGGCGAGTCGCTGTTCGAACCCGCGGAGATCCGCGAGGTGGTGGAGGCCGGCGAACCCACCGGCGACTACCGCCAGCACGATGGCTGGACCTACTACTCGGCGCTGATGCCGCTGACCACCCCGGACGGCGAGCTGCGCGGCGTGCTGCAGGTCAACCGGCTCAATACCGGCATCGAGAACTACACCGGCTTCCTGACCCTGGTGGCCGGCCTGGCCTTCCTGATCGGCTCCACCGGCATCGTGCTGGGCATCTGGTGGGGCTTCCGGCGCCATATCGAGCGCCCCATCAACCGCCTGCTGGAGGTGATGGCCCGGGTCGAGGGGGGCGACCGCGAGCAGCGCGCTGCGCCCCGCGGGCCGGAGGAGTACCGCCGCCTGGCGGTAGCCCTCAACGGCATGCTCGACGCCATGGCCGAGAAGGATGCCGACATCGAGGCGCGCCGCCTCAACGAGATCGCCCTCGAGAAGCGCCTGCGCAAGTCCCGCAAGCTGGCCGAGCTTGGCGTGCTGGCCGCCGGCGTGGCCCACGAGATCGGCGCGCCGCTCACGGTGATCAACGGCCAGGCCCAGCGCCTGGCCCGCCGCGAGGTGATCGGCGAGGATGAACGCGCCCGGCTCGGGCGTATCCGCGGCGAGGTGGCGCGCATCGTCGAGATCGTGCGCCAGCTGATGGAGCTGGGGCGGCGCCACAACGTCGAGAAGGAGTGGGTCCGCCTGGACGCCCTGGTGGAGGGGGCCCGCCAGCTGGTGGAGGAGGAGCTGGAGCAGGGCGGCATCCGCCTGGACACCGAGCTCCCCCCCCAGGCCCCCGCGGCTGCTGGCCAACGGCCAGCAGCTGACCCAGGTGCTCACCAACCTGCTGCGCAATGCCGCCCAGGCCGAGGGCACCCGCCGCGTCAGGCTAAGCGCCGAGTCCCGTGGCGATCAGCTGCACCTGAGGCTCGAGGATGACGGCAGCGGCATCCGCGAGGCCGACAAGTCCCAGGTCTTCGATCCCTTCTTCACCACCAAGCCGGTGGGCCAGGGGAGCGGCCTCGGCCTCTCCATGGTCCACCGCATCGTCAACGACCATGGCGGTACCATCGGGGTGTTCGACAGCGAGCTCGGCGGTGCCGGGTTCGCCATCACCCTGCCGCTGGAGGACCTTCTGGAAACGGGAGAGAACGAGGCCGTTACCCCCAACCACTCGGCAACGCGAGGACGCCAATCGTGACCCCCAAGGACGCCGTGCCCCCCTGCCCGATCCTCATCGTCGAGGACGATCCCGCCATCCTGGAGCTGCTCGAGGAGGAGCTCCAGGAGGCCGGCCACGCCACCCTGGGCGCTGCCAGCGCCGAGGAGGCCCTCGCCACCCTCAGCCACAGCCCGGTGGCCCTAGTGATCAGCGATGTGCGCCTGCCCGGCATGAGCGGCCTGGCCCTGCTGGAGCAGCTGCGCACCGAGAACAGCACCCTCGGCTTCATCGTCATCACCGCCTTCGGCACCATCGACCAGGCAGTGGAGGCGCTCAAGCTCGGCGCCGATGACTTCCTGACCAAGCCGCTGGACCTGGAGAACGTCCGCGAGGCGGTATTCCGGGTGCTGGAGCACCGCCGCCTGGCCGAGCGCTTCCAGCGCGACGCGCCGCCCGGCCACTTCCACGGCATCGTCGGCGGGAGCGAGCCGATGCAGGCGCTGTTCCACGACGCCGCCCGGCTGGCGAAGAGCGATGCGCCGATCCTGGTGCTCGGCGAGAGCGGCACCGGCAAGGAGCTGCTGGCCCGGGCGATACACGCCGAGAGCCCGCGCGCCGAGGGCCCCTTCGTGGCGGTCAACTGCGCCAGCATCCCCGGCGAGCTGATGGAGAGCGAGTTCTTCGGCCATGTGAAGGGCGCCTTCACCGGCGCCAGCGACCATCGCCAGGGGCTGTTCCAGTCGGCCCGGGGCGGCAGCCTGTTCCTCGACGAGATCGGCGAGATGTCGCCGGAGCTGCAGGCCAAGCTGCTGCGCGCCCTGCAGGAGAAGACCGTGCGACCGGTGGGCGGCGAGCGGGAGGAGCCGGTGGACGTGCGCATCATCGCCGCCACCCACCGCGACCTGGAGCAGGCCATCGAGACGGGCCACTTCCGCAGCGACCTCTTCTATCGCCTGGAGACCTTCTCGCTGCGTATTCCCCCGCTGCGCGAGCGGGAGGGCGACCTGGAGCGGCTGATCACGGCGCTGATCGACAAGCACGCCGACGCCCAGCAGAAGCGCATCGAGGGCATCGAGCCCGCTGCCCTGCAGGCGCTGCTCGCCTATGGCTACCCGGGCAACGTGCGCGAACTGGAGAACGCCATCATGCGCGCGGTGACCCTGGCCGATTCGGGCGAGATTCGCCACGCCGACCTGCCCGAGCGCCTGCGCGAGCAGGCCCAGGCATCCCGCCGCGAGAGCGGCGAGGTCGTGGCCGGCAGCCTGGCCCCCAGCACGCCGCAGCAGGCCTGGCCAAGCCTCGAGGAGGTCGAGAAGCGTTATATCCGCAAGGTGCTGGACGCCACCGGCGGCAACAAGCGCCGCACCGCCGACATCCTGGGCATCGCCCGACGCACCCTCTATCGCCGCCTCGACGACGGCTGAATGCGACCGGGAGACAGACAGAACGAACCAGACAGGCAAAAAACCGACAGGCAGAAAAAACCCCTGCACCTGGCAGGGGTTGAAGGGCGCGGTCCGGCTTCCGATGCCGAGGGGATAGGAGAGAGCATCGGCCGGCCGCGCCGGGGAACACCACCATGACGGGCCTTACTCCTGCGGCATCTCCCACTCGTCATCCTCGCCGCCGGGCTGGGCCGCATCCGGCTGGGCCGCACCCGGCTCGCCGTTGGGCATGGGCTTGGCGCCGCTGCCGAAGCCGGGTTCGTCAGTCGCGCCGCCCGGCTCCGCCGGTGCCATGGGGTCACCCCCCGCCGGATCGGCCGCCGGGTCATTGATGGGATCGCTCACGGAGTCGACACCGGGGTCGGCGGGCTGGGCACCCGGATCGGCAGGCTGAGTGGCCGGATCTGCGGGCTGGGTGGCCGCCGGGTCGCCGGCCGCAGGGTCGCCTGCCGCAGGATCGCCTGCCGCAGGATCGCCTGCCGCAGGATCGCCTGCCGCAGGGTCATGCATATCGGCGAAGGCCAGCGGGCTGGCCAGCAGGCCGACAGAGACACCGAGAACGCCCAGTTTCTTCAACAGCTCCTGTGACATCATGCTTCGCTCCTTTCCTTTCGGATCATCCTTCGTCGTATCGGGACGAACTTGCGGTCAGTAGTTGCCCGCTTCCTCGTCGTCCATCTCGTCCATCTCGTCCATCATCGGTTCCTGGCTTTCCATGGGATCCATGGGGTCGTCGCTCTGGGCGGGGGCCTGGTCCATGCCGGGCTCGTCGCCCATCGCAGGCTCATCGCCCATGCCAGGCTCATCCTCCATAGGCTGGGCCGGTTCCTCCATGGGCGGGTCCGCCGGCTCCATGGGGGGCAGCTCATCATCACCGTTGCCACAGCCGGCCAGCGCCAGGCTGCCGAGCGACAGGGCGGCGATGGCCGCCAGCGCCTTCAGGCGACGCCCTCGGGGCGAGCGGGAGGCATGACCTTGTCGAGACTCCACCTGGCTGGACGGTGCTTGCTGAGGCATTGACATCTCCTGGGTTCATTGACTTCACCAAGAGAGGAGCAGTCGCCATGCCACTCCTGGCCAACCGCCAATAAAAAATTAGACAATCAATGACTTAAAAAACAATAGGCGACGACGAGTCGCGTGCCGACACCCGCGCATCGGGTGGTCAGATCTGACACATGCGCCCCGGATTACCCGCCGGAAGGAGTCGGGTCGGTTCGGAATCAACGCTATACGAAGGTATAGTCGCCTCCCCGTGACGCCAGCCGGGCGTTGAATCGCTTTCCACGAAGCGAAGCTAGGCTTTGAAGGCACTGAGGAAATGCCAGCCCACGGCGGCAAGGTGGCGACCCACACCGATGTTTCGGTGTTCCTGGTGCGCCCACCCAAGGCCTGAGCCGGCCCGCCCGGATACCCCCAAGACGCTACGCAAGGGAGACAGCCACTATGGCCAATGACGAGAACGCCCCCGAGAAGCCGCAGGCTTCCGAGGGCATTCCGGCCCCGGAGGGGCCCGCCAACCTGATCGATACCGACTACGTGATCGGCCAGGACAACATTTCCGCCTCGCCCATGGGGATCGACGTGGACCTGCACGGCAAGGTATTCGCCGTGTCGGCCATCGTGGTGATGTTCTTCGTGATCATCACCCTGGCCCTGCAGGACCAGGTCGGTCCGCTGTTCACCAGCACCTTCAACTTCCTGACCGGCAACATGGCCTGGTTCTTCCTGCTGGCCCCCAACATCTTCGTGCTGCTGTCGATCGTGCTGATCTTCACGCCCCTGGGGAAGGTGCGCATCGGCGGGGCCGATGCCAAGCCGGACTTCAGCTACGCGGGCTGGTTATCCATGCTGTTCGCCGCCGGCATGGGCATCGGCCTGATGTACTTCGGCGTCTCCGAGCCCATGGATCACTTCCAGGCGGCGCTCGGCGGCATCAGCAGCGAAGGCCGCGCGCGCACCGACTGGTCGCCGCTGGGCGGCGCCGAGGGCGACGAGGCCGGCGCCCTGGCGCTGGGCATGGCCGCCACCATCTTCCACTGGGGCCTGCACCCCTGGGGCATCTACGCCGTGGTGGCGCTGTCGCTGGCGATCTTCTCCTTCAACAAGGGCCTGCCGCTCACCATGCGCTCGATCTTCTACCCGATCCTGGGGGAGCGCGTGTGGGGCTGGCCGGGGCATGTGATCGACATCCTGGCGGTGTTCGCCACCCTGTTCGGCCTGGCCACCTCGCTCGGCCTCGGTGCCCAGCAGGCCACCAACGGCTTGAACGACCTCTTCGGCATTCCCGATACCAACGTCACCATGGTGCTGCTGATCGTCGCCATCACCATCGTGGCCATCGGCTCCATCACCCTCGGCGTCGACAAGGGCGTGCAGCGCCTCTCCCAGCTCAACATGGGGCTCGCCTTCCTGCTGCTGGCCTTCGTCATCCTGGTGGGCCCGACGCTGATGATCGCCACCGGCTTCTTCCAGAATCTGGGCCACTACCTCAGCTACCTGCCGGCGCTCTCCAACCCCTTCGGGCGCGAGGACGCCAACTTCAGCCAGGGCTGGACCGCCTTCTACTGGGCCTGGTGGATCTCCTGGTCGCCCTTCGTCGGCATGTTCATCGCCCGGGTCTCCCGCGGGCGCACCGTGCGCGAGTTCCTGATCGCCGTGCTGCTGGTGCCGTCGCTGGTCTCGGTGCTGTGGATGACCTCCTTCGGCAGCGCCGGCATCAGCCAGCTGCTGGCCGGTACCTTCGAGGGCGAGGCGGATGCGCTCTTCGTGATGCTGGCCGGGCTGCCGCTCACCGAGATCACCTCCTTCATCGCCATCGTGCTGGTAGTGGTGTTCTTCATCACCTCCTCAGACTCCGGCTCCCTGGTGATCGACTCCATCACCGCCGGCGGCAAGGTGGACGCGCCCAAGCCCCAGCGCATCTTCTGGGCCATCATCGAGGGCGCCATCGCCATCGGCCTGCTGATCGGCGGCGGCCTGGCGGCGCTGCAGGCGGCGGTGATCTCCACCGGCCTGCCCTTCACCCTGGTCCTGCTGGTGGGCTGCTACGCCATCATCAAGGGGCTGATGAGCGAGCCGCGCTGAGACCAGCCGGTATCGCAGCATGAACGAAGGAGGGCGGCCACTGGCCGCCCTCCTTCGTTCAGTTCCACAGCTCACCCAGCGGGGTGTCGGGGGAGTAGTGGCGGGCCACCTGGGCGTGCAGCAGCTCGGCGGTGGCCAGGGCGTCCACCAGGGCATGGTGCCCCTGGTAGGCGGGCAGGCCATAGCGCGCGCGGCTATTGTGCAGGCGGATCGAGACCGGCGGGCGCCCCAGCCAGCGCCGGAAGCGTGCCCACGGCGACTGACGGTGCAGCCTCGCCTCCAGCGACATGGTGTCGATCACCGGGAAGCGCAGGCCCTCCCCCAGCCGGGCCTGGATGGCGGAGTCGAGGAAGGGCCGCTCGATCTGGCGGTAGTGTACCACCGCCACCCTCCCCTTCAGCACCCCGAGCAGCTCCGGCAGGATCGCGGCGAGATCGGGGGCGTTCGCCACCTCGCCGTGGGTGATGCGGTGCAGGATCACCGACTGCTCGGTGAGCTCACGGACCGGCTTGAGCACCCAGTAGCGTCGCTCGCGCAGCGGGATGCGTGCCAGGGTGAAGGGCACCACCCCGACGCTGACGATGGCATGGCGGCGCGGGTCGAGGCCGGTGGTCTCGATATCCAGCGCCACCAGCGGCACCTCGCCGATGGGGGTGGCGGGGTCCGGGCAGCCCGCGGCGAAATAGTCCTGAAGCAGCGTGTCTTTTACCCGGGCGGCGCGGTCCGCCAGATATTCCGGCCAGCCGGGTTCCTGCTGGCGCGTCGCGCCAGGCAGGCGAATCACCGGGTCCCTCGCGGGCGGCGCGCCGCCGTGGCCGGGACCGGATAGCGGAACTTCAGAAACTTCTGGGCGTTGCTGAGCACCTGGAAGGCGTCCTTGAGGGTGTGGCGCTCGGCGTCGGAGACGTTCTCCGGCTCGATGTTGTTGTCCGGGGCACGCTCGTGCTGCAGGTCGAACACCTGGTGGCGGATGCGCGACATGGCGAGGAACTCCAGGGCGTAGCGCAGCTTGTCGCTGACCCCTTGCGCCAGCAGCTGGGTGCGATCGATATCGTCGAGGCGCTCGAAGCTGTTCTGGGCCCGGGAGCCGCAGGCCAGGGCGTGGACGCGGATCAGGTCGGTGAGCGGCGCGGTGCCGCGCCGCTTGAGGTTGATGGAGTTGTTCTGCTTGCCATCCTTCTCCATCACGAAGGTGCGGAAGAAGCCCAGCGGCGGGGTGCGATTGAGGGCATTGCGCGCCATGGCGGCCAGGAACAGCGGGCTCTTCGGCGCCTGCTCGGCCACCAGGTCCTGCAGCTGCTCGACGAAGACGTTCTCGCCGTGGACGACATCGAGGTCGAAGAAGATCGAGCTGTGCAGCAGCCGCTCCGGGGTCGGGTCGTGGATCCAGTCCTCGAAGTAGCCCTTCCAGACCGCCAGCGGCTGCCGCCAGCGCGGGTTGGTGGCCATGATGTCGCCGCTGCAGTAGGTGTAGCCGCAGGCGTCCAGGCCGTCGCTGACGATCTTCGCCATCGCCAGGAAGTAGGCGTCGTGGGCCTCGGGGTCGAAGGCGTCATCCAGCACCAGGGCGTTGTCCTGATCGGTGACGATGGACTGCTCGTTGCGCGCCATGGAACCCATGGCCATGAAGCAGTAGGGCACCGGCGGCGGCCCCAGCGCCTCCTCGGCCAGCTCCAGCAGGCGCCGAGTGAAGCTGCGCCCGATGGTGGAGAGCGCGCTGCCGATCATCCGCGAGTCGGCGCCATCCTCCACCATGCGCACGAAGGCGGCACGCACGTCCGGGGCCAGCTTGGCCAGGCCCTCCGCCGTGGACTGGTTGAAGATGTTGCTGACCAGGTAGAGGCTGGAGTGGGTCTCGTAGCGGATGATGTCGGAGAGGTGGACGATGCCCACCGGGTGGCGGCGATGCATTACCGGCAGGTGGTGGATGTTGTTGCGCAGCATGGTGAGCATCGCCTCGTGGACCGACTCGTCGGACTGGATCGCCACCAGCCGGTCGACCACGATCTCCCCCACCGGCGTGTCGGACGGGCGCCCCTCGGCCACCAGCCGACGGAAGTCGCTGTCGGTGAGGATGCCGCGCACCTGCCAGGCGCGCTCCTCGCTGTCCCGGAAGGTGTAGCGGGGGTTGTCGCCGGGGGCATCCAGCACCAGCACCGCCGAGGCGCCGGAGTCGCCCACCAGGCGCGCGGCCTCCTGCACCGTGGTGCTCGCCACCACCATCACCGGATAGCGGGTCAGCAGCTTGCGCACCCGAGTGATCATCATGTCGTTCTGCTTCTTGTGCTGCTCCACCGCCGACTCGAGGCGCGGGCGCTCCAGTTCCACGAACTCGGCGAAGTGCTCATCCTCCTCGCAGAGACGCTGGAAGAGCGCATCCGGGAGGAAGTAGATCAGGCTGTCCTCCAGCGCCCGCACGGGGTAGCGGACCCGGTGGTTACGCAGCAGGCTGAAGTGGCCGAAGATATCGCCCTCACCGCGGCGGTCGTAGAGGTCGCCGTTGCGGCGATAGACCTCCACGGCGCCGCTGCGGATGTAGCCCAGTTCGTGGATCTCCTGATCGAGGAGCCAAATCTCGCTGCCGGCCCGGTAGTAGGCCACTTCGACCTGGCCGGCGATCTCGTCGAGCAGGTCGTCCGAGAGGGCATCGAAGGGCGGGAAGCGCCCCATATGCTGGCGGATTTCCAGCAGTTCCACTTCCATGAGTCGCGCTCCCGTCCGGCTGGTCACATGCCGGAAGTCTGGGAGCTGCCGGCGGCGCTGTAAAGCCGGCACACATGCAAACGGCCACCCCGAAGGGTGGCCGTCAGCTGCCGATGGGAGTCGGCTTCAGGAGGAGCTCGACCTTACGACTGCGCCATCTCCTGGACGCGCTGCATCAGCTCGGGATCCTGCTGGATCGCCTGGCCGATGGCGTTGAAGGTATCCACGTCAAGACCGCTCTCCTCGACTACCTCGACCATCTTGTCGTTGGCTTCCATGCGCACCTCCTGCTGGGAGGCCTCATCCTCGGCGGAGTGCAGGCGCTCGGTGTACTCCTGGGAGATCACGGCGATCTCCTGGGAGGCATCGGCGAACTGCTGCAGCTGCTCGTCGGAGAAGTCCATGGCCGGGGCGGCGGCCTGGGGCTGCTCGGGAGCTGCCGCCGGGTCCTGTGCCGGATCCTGCTGGGCGTGGGCGGTGGCGGACATCAGGCCAGCGCTGAGCAGGGCGGCAGAGAAGAGAGCGGTCATCCGTTTCATGAGTTCCTCCAGTCGTTATAGGACCCCGTCGGGGCGTTGCGTGCATGTGGGAACTGTGACGGCAGCGACCGGTCGGCGTTCAGAATTTTCGTGTAAAACTTTGAAACATGAAGTGTGAGCAACTTTACATTCGTTGCCGATAAGCGACACCCTGAGTCACCGCTTCGCCATCAGGCCCGGCATGGGCGGCTTCGAGGCATCGCCTGTGAATGGGAATGACATTCATTCCGAAAAAGAGCCGCCGACAGCCTGCCGGGGGCTAGGCGAAACTTGAGCGGCGCAGTATGGTCGTGGGCTGACCCGACTTCCTGACATGGATGTTTCGCATGCCCCCTGCCTCCCGCGCTGCCAGTCTCTGGCTTGCCGCCATGCCGCTGCTGTTCGTCGTGCTGTGGAGCACCGGCTTCATCGGTGCCAAGTTCGGCCTGCCCTACGCCGAGCCCTTCACCTTCCTGTTCATCCGCTTCGTGCTGACCCTGGCGCTGCTGGTGCCGCTGGCCCACTGGCTCTCCGGGGAGTGGCCGAG
The Halomonas alkalicola DNA segment above includes these coding regions:
- a CDS encoding histidine kinase dimerization/phospho-acceptor domain-containing protein — encoded protein: MRLRNLIILTVIVPLFLILVVFSLVAIHSLEDNVRSKLQTEVQIITHAIGTSLGYAMARDSPESLEESLHAAFSFHRIYGAYVFDREGQEIYGLGLGESLFEPAEIREVVEAGEPTGDYRQHDGWTYYSALMPLTTPDGELRGVLQVNRLNTGIENYTGFLTLVAGLAFLIGSTGIVLGIWWGFRRHIERPINRLLEVMARVEGGDREQRAAPRGPEEYRRLAVALNGMLDAMAEKDADIEARRLNEIALEKRLRKSRKLAELGVLAAGVAHEIGAPLTVINGQAQRLARREVIGEDERARLGRIRGEVARIVEIVRQLMELGRRHNVEKEWVRLDALVEGARQLVEEELEQGGIRLDTELPPQAPAAAGQRPAADPGAHQPAAQCRPGRGHPPRQAKRRVPWRSAAPEARG
- a CDS encoding sensor histidine kinase, translating into MLTNLLRNAAQAEGTRRVRLSAESRGDQLHLRLEDDGSGIREADKSQVFDPFFTTKPVGQGSGLGLSMVHRIVNDHGGTIGVFDSELGGAGFAITLPLEDLLETGENEAVTPNHSATRGRQS
- a CDS encoding sigma-54-dependent transcriptional regulator, with amino-acid sequence MTPKDAVPPCPILIVEDDPAILELLEEELQEAGHATLGAASAEEALATLSHSPVALVISDVRLPGMSGLALLEQLRTENSTLGFIVITAFGTIDQAVEALKLGADDFLTKPLDLENVREAVFRVLEHRRLAERFQRDAPPGHFHGIVGGSEPMQALFHDAARLAKSDAPILVLGESGTGKELLARAIHAESPRAEGPFVAVNCASIPGELMESEFFGHVKGAFTGASDHRQGLFQSARGGSLFLDEIGEMSPELQAKLLRALQEKTVRPVGGEREEPVDVRIIAATHRDLEQAIETGHFRSDLFYRLETFSLRIPPLREREGDLERLITALIDKHADAQQKRIEGIEPAALQALLAYGYPGNVRELENAIMRAVTLADSGEIRHADLPERLREQAQASRRESGEVVAGSLAPSTPQQAWPSLEEVEKRYIRKVLDATGGNKRRTADILGIARRTLYRRLDDG
- a CDS encoding BCCT family transporter produces the protein MANDENAPEKPQASEGIPAPEGPANLIDTDYVIGQDNISASPMGIDVDLHGKVFAVSAIVVMFFVIITLALQDQVGPLFTSTFNFLTGNMAWFFLLAPNIFVLLSIVLIFTPLGKVRIGGADAKPDFSYAGWLSMLFAAGMGIGLMYFGVSEPMDHFQAALGGISSEGRARTDWSPLGGAEGDEAGALALGMAATIFHWGLHPWGIYAVVALSLAIFSFNKGLPLTMRSIFYPILGERVWGWPGHVIDILAVFATLFGLATSLGLGAQQATNGLNDLFGIPDTNVTMVLLIVAITIVAIGSITLGVDKGVQRLSQLNMGLAFLLLAFVILVGPTLMIATGFFQNLGHYLSYLPALSNPFGREDANFSQGWTAFYWAWWISWSPFVGMFIARVSRGRTVREFLIAVLLVPSLVSVLWMTSFGSAGISQLLAGTFEGEADALFVMLAGLPLTEITSFIAIVLVVVFFITSSDSGSLVIDSITAGGKVDAPKPQRIFWAIIEGAIAIGLLIGGGLAALQAAVISTGLPFTLVLLVGCYAIIKGLMSEPR
- a CDS encoding 3'-5' exonuclease — protein: MIRLPGATRQQEPGWPEYLADRAARVKDTLLQDYFAAGCPDPATPIGEVPLVALDIETTGLDPRRHAIVSVGVVPFTLARIPLRERRYWVLKPVRELTEQSVILHRITHGEVANAPDLAAILPELLGVLKGRVAVVHYRQIERPFLDSAIQARLGEGLRFPVIDTMSLEARLHRQSPWARFRRWLGRPPVSIRLHNSRARYGLPAYQGHHALVDALATAELLHAQVARHYSPDTPLGELWN
- a CDS encoding DUF294 nucleotidyltransferase-like domain-containing protein, with the protein product MEVELLEIRQHMGRFPPFDALSDDLLDEIAGQVEVAYYRAGSEIWLLDQEIHELGYIRSGAVEVYRRNGDLYDRRGEGDIFGHFSLLRNHRVRYPVRALEDSLIYFLPDALFQRLCEEDEHFAEFVELERPRLESAVEQHKKQNDMMITRVRKLLTRYPVMVVASTTVQEAARLVGDSGASAVLVLDAPGDNPRYTFRDSEERAWQVRGILTDSDFRRLVAEGRPSDTPVGEIVVDRLVAIQSDESVHEAMLTMLRNNIHHLPVMHRRHPVGIVHLSDIIRYETHSSLYLVSNIFNQSTAEGLAKLAPDVRAAFVRMVEDGADSRMIGSALSTIGRSFTRRLLELAEEALGPPPVPYCFMAMGSMARNEQSIVTDQDNALVLDDAFDPEAHDAYFLAMAKIVSDGLDACGYTYCSGDIMATNPRWRQPLAVWKGYFEDWIHDPTPERLLHSSIFFDLDVVHGENVFVEQLQDLVAEQAPKSPLFLAAMARNALNRTPPLGFFRTFVMEKDGKQNNSINLKRRGTAPLTDLIRVHALACGSRAQNSFERLDDIDRTQLLAQGVSDKLRYALEFLAMSRIRHQVFDLQHERAPDNNIEPENVSDAERHTLKDAFQVLSNAQKFLKFRYPVPATAARRPRGTR
- a CDS encoding DUF4168 domain-containing protein, which encodes MKRMTALFSAALLSAGLMSATAHAQQDPAQDPAAAPEQPQAAAPAMDFSDEQLQQFADASQEIAVISQEYTERLHSAEDEASQQEVRMEANDKMVEVVEESGLDVDTFNAIGQAIQQDPELMQRVQEMAQS